The sequence below is a genomic window from Nostoc flagelliforme CCNUN1.
TGCGAGACCAGCCGAGGTCATATTCGCCATCCAACATAGCAACGATGTCAGAACGGACACGCTGACCGTTATAACCACGGACATCAGCTTCAGTCTTTACGCTGATACCGAGGTCGCGCAAGGAAGCCTTGAGGATTTCGGCATCGGTGATTTTGGTACGCAGGGTGCTAAAGTGAGACATTTGGGTTTCCTCCAATGAGAAGATTGAGAAAAACGACAACGGTTTGTTTTGGGCGAAGCCGCGTTAGCAGGATGCGGCTTTTTTTTAAACTGCTAGCATTCAGAGCTAGCCTTTCCCCCTGGGATGGCAGAGGAAAGCTTTTAGAACTCCATTCGCTGATATTCAGCTACGGAGGATGCTGCGGGGCGTGCGCGCTGTCTGGCCCAATCTCTCAAAGCCGTTACTTGTTCTTGCATCGTTCGAGACAGCGGCAATGTTGCCTTCAGTGCAGCAATAATATCTAGTTGGGTGAACTCC
It includes:
- a CDS encoding DUF1257 domain-containing protein, whose product is MSHFSTLRTKITDAEILKASLRDLGISVKTEADVRGYNGQRVRSDIVAMLDGEYDLGWSRNSDGSFDLIADLWGVAKKHNQTELINSINQKYAVNKTLAEVKQRGLQNANVKLVLQ